A portion of the Halobacillus ihumii genome contains these proteins:
- a CDS encoding YitT family protein, which produces MMKKLLSFLLINIGSLGVAVNVHFFLSPNDLATGGVSGLSIVLSNVFPDLSLGLIMLMLNVVLFIIGFIFLGFQFGAKTIYASFALSFMVWGLEALFPMSQPLSDDLLIQLIIGQIIAASGMAIVFHQGASTGGTDIFAMILNKYFSIEVGKGVLFSDLAIAVSSIFVFGPAIGMYAFFGVILNGLVIDYALQQFNHNKEIVIISRESEQVRHFIVHNLGRGATIHYARGAFNQEDKEVITTIMNRKDYTRLKKYMTAIDNKAFITVHSMNEIMGQNFKRLA; this is translated from the coding sequence ATGATGAAAAAATTACTTTCCTTCTTACTCATAAATATTGGGTCTTTAGGAGTAGCTGTAAATGTTCATTTCTTTCTTTCGCCAAACGATTTAGCCACCGGAGGAGTAAGTGGATTATCTATTGTTTTAAGCAATGTATTTCCTGATCTTTCCTTGGGATTGATTATGCTTATGCTGAACGTGGTCTTATTTATTATAGGTTTTATATTTCTGGGATTTCAGTTCGGGGCTAAGACTATCTATGCAAGCTTTGCTCTCTCCTTTATGGTATGGGGACTTGAAGCGCTATTTCCTATGAGCCAGCCATTAAGTGATGATTTACTAATCCAGCTTATTATAGGACAAATCATTGCCGCTTCTGGGATGGCCATTGTATTTCATCAAGGGGCTTCCACAGGAGGGACCGATATCTTTGCAATGATCTTAAATAAATATTTCTCAATCGAGGTTGGAAAAGGAGTCCTTTTCTCTGACCTTGCTATTGCTGTTTCTTCCATCTTTGTATTTGGGCCAGCGATTGGTATGTACGCCTTCTTTGGAGTGATCCTTAATGGGTTAGTAATTGATTACGCGCTGCAGCAGTTTAATCACAATAAAGAAATTGTCATCATCAGCCGGGAAAGTGAACAAGTTCGTCATTTTATTGTGCATAATCTGGGGCGTGGAGCGACGATCCATTATGCCAGAGGCGCATTCAATCAGGAAGATAAAGAAGTTATCACCACTATCATGAACAGAAAAGACTATACACGACTTAAAAAGTATATGACCGCTATCGATAATAAAGCTTTTATTACCGTCCATTCTATGAATGAAATTATGGGACAAAACTTTAAACGCTTAGCTTGA